In one window of Frigoriglobus tundricola DNA:
- a CDS encoding GNAT family N-acetyltransferase produces MTTEIEGALTVRTMNRNDLDRALAWAAAEGWNPGTHDAPAFFAADPDGFFVAELAGEPVACVSAVRSGEQFGFLGLYIVRPEYRGRGFGLAVWAAGMAHLAGRNVGLDGVLAQVPNYERSGFRFAHHTTRYTGTGGGRSPADLVPLNAVPFESVAGYDAMCFPARRDAFLREWINLPESVALGATGPRGLTGYGVLRKSVNGYKVGPLFADDAETATRLLSGLAAAIPGEAFTIDVPDATAQPSGGTLVGRFGLTEVFRTARMYTGGAPGNGAVRVFGVTSLELG; encoded by the coding sequence ATGACCACCGAAATTGAAGGCGCTTTGACGGTCCGCACGATGAACCGGAACGACCTCGATCGCGCTCTCGCGTGGGCCGCCGCCGAGGGCTGGAACCCCGGCACGCACGACGCCCCGGCTTTTTTCGCGGCCGACCCGGACGGGTTCTTCGTGGCGGAACTCGCGGGCGAACCGGTCGCGTGCGTGTCGGCCGTGCGCTCGGGGGAGCAGTTCGGGTTCCTCGGGCTGTACATCGTTCGGCCCGAGTACCGCGGGCGCGGGTTCGGTCTGGCCGTCTGGGCCGCCGGAATGGCGCACCTGGCCGGTCGGAACGTCGGGCTGGACGGCGTCCTCGCGCAGGTGCCGAACTACGAGCGCAGCGGCTTCCGGTTCGCGCACCACACCACGCGGTACACCGGTACCGGTGGCGGTCGCTCGCCCGCCGATCTCGTGCCGCTGAACGCGGTCCCGTTCGAGTCGGTCGCCGGCTACGACGCGATGTGCTTCCCGGCCCGGCGCGACGCGTTCCTGCGAGAGTGGATCAACCTCCCGGAGTCGGTCGCCCTGGGTGCGACCGGCCCCCGCGGGCTGACCGGGTACGGCGTGCTGCGGAAGTCGGTGAACGGCTACAAGGTCGGGCCGCTGTTCGCCGACGACGCGGAGACCGCGACCCGGTTGCTGAGCGGGTTGGCGGCGGCGATTCCCGGCGAAGCGTTCACGATCGACGTGCCCGATGCCACCGCGCAACCGTCCGGCGGCACGCTGGTCGGCCGGTTCGGGCTGACCGAGGTGTTCCGCACCGCCCGAATGTACACGGGCGGCGCTCCCGGCAACGGCGCGGTCCGCGTGTTCGGTGTCACCTCGCTCGAACTCGGCTGA
- a CDS encoding DUF2256 domain-containing protein: MPGVPVARKKVNLPTKACATCGRPFSWRKKWERCWDQVRHCSEACRKGQRKRATRESP, translated from the coding sequence ATGCCGGGTGTTCCCGTGGCCCGCAAGAAAGTGAACCTGCCGACGAAGGCGTGTGCGACCTGCGGGCGTCCATTCTCCTGGCGGAAAAAGTGGGAGCGGTGCTGGGATCAGGTCCGGCATTGCAGCGAGGCGTGTCGGAAGGGTCAGAGGAAACGGGCCACACGGGAGTCGCCATGA
- a CDS encoding ParA family protein, protein MLNRKGGVGKSSACFNLGGSFARAGQRVLLIDMDPQASLTQGFFGSQAMEAADPKDTIVALFDDRCDPDPSRIIRATAFERLFIASGSNALDRHNVPEPEAAGEYQRTLRALPDIPRWPRSKTKPRPLTVSASAANWPRTRRGLRGDSGRCQAVA, encoded by the coding sequence ATGTTGAACCGGAAGGGCGGGGTCGGGAAGAGCTCGGCCTGCTTCAACCTCGGCGGGTCATTTGCCCGCGCCGGCCAGCGCGTCCTGCTCATCGATATGGACCCCCAGGCGTCGCTGACACAGGGCTTCTTCGGTTCCCAGGCAATGGAAGCTGCCGACCCGAAGGATACGATCGTCGCCCTGTTCGATGACCGCTGCGACCCCGACCCGTCGCGCATCATCCGCGCCACCGCCTTCGAGCGGCTGTTCATCGCCTCCGGCTCGAACGCCCTCGACCGCCACAACGTCCCCGAGCCGGAGGCCGCCGGCGAGTACCAGCGGACGCTGCGCGCCTTACCCGACATTCCGAGGTGGCCTCGGTCAAAGACCAAGCCACGGCCGCTTACCGTTTCCGCTTCGGCCGCAAACTGGCCGCGAACTCGTCGAGGTCTTCGCGGCGATAGCGGCCGGTGCCAGGCTGTCGCTTGA
- a CDS encoding DUF6933 domain-containing protein — MTALGHEPLTRTLMADDDGPVRFAKALNRSVSGSMNELVKCAGYYMSEGELPLPEVGDRLNDTLLSALAAGGSHGYGKPREVVPLLSRLHAHRKRPAARRHPSTTQQPRT, encoded by the coding sequence CTGACCGCTCTCGGACACGAACCTCTGACCCGCACGCTTATGGCCGACGACGACGGGCCGGTTCGGTTTGCAAAGGCGCTCAACCGCTCCGTGTCGGGGTCGATGAACGAACTCGTCAAGTGTGCGGGGTACTACATGAGCGAGGGCGAACTGCCACTCCCGGAAGTCGGCGACCGGCTGAACGACACGCTGCTGTCGGCGCTGGCGGCGGGCGGGTCGCACGGCTACGGCAAGCCCAGGGAAGTCGTGCCGCTGTTATCCCGGCTGCATGCCCACCGCAAGCGACCCGCCGCACGACGACACCCATCCACGACCCAGCAGCCCCGGACGTGA
- a CDS encoding APC family permease, with product MPPSAPDTSAPALQRNACSLPGGIALAAAAMAPALAVVLNAPAAAPAAGGALPLSFLLAFVVCLLVGNTVVTFARRLPPSAGSFYAYNARGLGAGGGFVTGWLLAFGYAVLAPGLFTALGDFAAAYARTGLGIEAPWWCFSLAGLALVVGLSLRSVRASVRVDLVLLVVELGVFMLLAGIVLYHVGGERTLAGFSVRASPSGWSGVGVGVVFGILSFIGFDAAATLGEETRDARRTVPLAVGGTLAVCGLFYLVTVSAMATGDLSDPNPFLALARTHAPWLEHAVALCGVACLFSCFLAVHTTTARIVFAMGRDRVLPGVLGRVHPRWHSPHVAVCAQGAFTLAVGLPLGVWLGPGPAGAYGFTGAVGAVAIILVWMLGGIALIRYSVRAGGYSPVRHIVVPMVGVLALAYPLWAVADADDAPGQMYRSYWVPAVVLAWLVVGLLVYLGLRLKAPHKLRAVGSALADESTPPEPTRIA from the coding sequence ATGCCACCCAGCGCCCCCGATACCTCCGCCCCGGCCCTTCAACGGAACGCGTGTTCGCTGCCGGGCGGGATCGCGCTCGCCGCGGCCGCGATGGCCCCGGCGCTGGCGGTCGTGCTGAACGCGCCCGCGGCGGCACCTGCCGCGGGCGGCGCGCTGCCGTTGTCGTTCTTGCTCGCGTTCGTCGTGTGCCTGCTGGTGGGCAACACCGTGGTCACCTTCGCCCGGCGGTTACCGCCGTCGGCCGGTTCGTTCTACGCCTACAACGCCCGCGGGCTCGGGGCGGGCGGCGGGTTCGTCACCGGCTGGCTCCTGGCGTTCGGCTACGCGGTCCTCGCGCCGGGGCTGTTCACCGCACTGGGCGACTTCGCCGCGGCCTACGCGCGCACCGGGCTGGGAATCGAGGCGCCGTGGTGGTGCTTCAGCCTCGCCGGTCTGGCGCTGGTTGTGGGCCTCTCGTTGCGGAGCGTCCGCGCGTCCGTGCGTGTCGATCTGGTGCTGCTCGTCGTCGAGTTGGGCGTCTTCATGCTGCTCGCGGGAATCGTTCTCTATCACGTTGGCGGCGAACGCACGCTCGCGGGCTTTTCCGTGCGTGCGTCGCCATCGGGATGGTCCGGTGTCGGGGTGGGTGTCGTCTTCGGCATCCTCTCGTTCATCGGGTTCGACGCGGCGGCGACCCTGGGCGAAGAAACCCGCGACGCCCGGCGCACCGTGCCGCTGGCGGTCGGCGGCACGCTCGCGGTGTGCGGGCTGTTCTACCTGGTCACCGTGTCCGCGATGGCGACCGGCGACCTGAGCGACCCGAACCCGTTTCTGGCGCTGGCCCGGACGCACGCGCCCTGGCTCGAACACGCGGTCGCGCTGTGCGGGGTCGCGTGCCTGTTCTCCTGCTTCCTCGCGGTCCACACCACGACGGCCCGCATCGTGTTCGCGATGGGCCGCGACCGCGTGCTGCCCGGCGTGCTCGGGCGCGTCCACCCGCGCTGGCACTCGCCGCACGTCGCGGTGTGCGCGCAGGGGGCCTTCACGCTCGCGGTCGGGTTGCCGCTCGGGGTCTGGCTCGGCCCCGGACCCGCGGGCGCCTACGGGTTCACCGGTGCGGTCGGGGCGGTCGCCATCATCCTTGTCTGGATGCTCGGGGGAATCGCGCTGATCCGCTATTCCGTCCGCGCGGGCGGGTACAGCCCCGTCCGGCACATCGTGGTCCCGATGGTCGGCGTGCTTGCGCTGGCGTACCCGCTGTGGGCGGTCGCGGACGCGGACGACGCGCCGGGGCAGATGTACCGGTCGTACTGGGTGCCCGCGGTGGTGCTGGCGTGGCTGGTCGTCGGGTTACTGGTCTATCTTGGCTTGCGCCTGAAGGCGCCGCACAAGCTCCGCGCCGTCGGCTCGGCACTCGCTGACGAATCAACTCCGCCCGAACCAACGAGGATCGCGTGA
- a CDS encoding serine/threonine-protein kinase, with protein MNPPSSIETLHSAPARYVDEVCDRFETACREGLWPRIEDYLARCPDEARGALLHELIQLDEYYRREDYRNRFPELAPPAPGAGPSGTRAGFVARDRYELVAFHAQGGMGRVSVFYDREMRRRVALKELHPERATCPDALRRFLLEAQITGRLEHPSIVPVYELVQPATGEPPFYTMRFVNGRTLTEATGAYHEKRRTGAAVAVELLALLNAFVSVCQTVAYAHAQGVVHRDLKGSNVVLGDFGEVIVLDWGLAKLMSTDDTPATPPEPAGTETHEHTLQGVVKGTPGYLSPEAAAGRIDLIGPRTDVYGLGAILYEVLAGRAPFVGTTVRDVLSQVECGGPVRPTALVPDVPADLETACLRALSKNPDDRPATAGELAAQVQRWLAESADRNRARLERERFFNLSLDLLCTIGPDEYFHQLNPAWETALGRTRDELVARPFREFVHPDDLGATRAEVGAVATGATRAAFENRFRHRDGSYRWVSWTASLIPGEQLVYAVGRDVTERKNAEVALRRSQARFELAVRGSGDGLWDWDRETGESYYSPRWKSMIGYEDHEIAHDLAEWEVRLHPDDRDRALAALRSCTEGGETAYEVEYRFRHKDGSYRWILDRGVAVRGAAGVTRMAGSHTDITERKRLEQELREGEVRHRAALAEMAAELAQCRGEGT; from the coding sequence GTGAACCCGCCCTCGTCAATTGAAACACTGCACTCGGCTCCCGCCCGCTACGTGGACGAGGTGTGCGATCGGTTCGAGACCGCGTGCCGGGAGGGACTGTGGCCGCGGATCGAAGACTACCTCGCTCGGTGCCCGGACGAGGCACGCGGCGCGCTCTTGCACGAACTGATCCAGCTCGACGAATACTACCGCCGCGAGGACTACCGGAACCGGTTCCCGGAACTCGCCCCCCCGGCGCCGGGAGCCGGCCCGAGCGGAACGCGCGCCGGATTCGTCGCTCGCGACCGCTACGAGTTGGTCGCGTTCCACGCGCAGGGCGGGATGGGTCGCGTGTCGGTGTTCTACGACCGCGAGATGCGGCGCCGGGTCGCACTCAAGGAACTCCACCCCGAGCGGGCGACCTGTCCCGATGCGCTCCGCCGGTTCTTGCTGGAGGCGCAAATCACGGGCCGGCTGGAGCACCCCAGCATCGTGCCGGTCTACGAACTGGTACAGCCCGCAACCGGCGAGCCGCCGTTCTACACGATGCGGTTCGTCAACGGGCGCACGCTGACCGAGGCGACCGGTGCGTACCACGAGAAGCGCCGAACGGGGGCCGCGGTCGCGGTCGAACTGCTCGCGCTCCTGAACGCGTTCGTGAGCGTTTGTCAGACGGTCGCGTACGCCCACGCCCAGGGTGTCGTCCACCGCGACCTCAAGGGGAGTAACGTCGTCCTCGGGGACTTCGGCGAGGTCATCGTCCTCGACTGGGGTCTGGCGAAACTGATGAGCACCGACGACACCCCCGCGACCCCGCCGGAACCGGCAGGAACCGAGACCCACGAGCACACGCTCCAGGGTGTCGTGAAGGGCACGCCGGGCTACCTGTCCCCCGAAGCGGCGGCGGGGCGCATCGACCTCATCGGCCCGCGCACCGACGTGTACGGCCTCGGCGCCATCCTGTACGAAGTCCTCGCGGGCCGGGCGCCGTTCGTCGGCACCACGGTTCGCGACGTCCTCTCCCAGGTCGAGTGCGGTGGGCCGGTCCGACCCACCGCACTCGTACCCGACGTGCCGGCCGATCTGGAAACGGCCTGTCTTCGTGCACTGTCCAAGAACCCGGACGACCGGCCCGCGACGGCGGGCGAACTGGCGGCCCAGGTCCAACGGTGGCTCGCCGAGTCCGCCGACCGCAACCGGGCGCGACTCGAACGCGAGAGGTTCTTCAACCTCTCTCTCGATTTGCTCTGCACCATCGGCCCGGACGAATACTTCCACCAACTCAACCCGGCGTGGGAAACCGCACTCGGCCGGACGCGGGACGAACTGGTGGCGCGCCCGTTCCGGGAGTTCGTTCACCCCGATGATCTCGGCGCGACCCGGGCAGAAGTGGGCGCGGTTGCGACCGGCGCGACGCGGGCCGCGTTCGAGAACCGGTTCCGCCACAGGGACGGCAGTTACCGGTGGGTGTCGTGGACAGCCAGCCTGATTCCGGGCGAGCAACTGGTGTACGCCGTCGGGCGCGACGTGACCGAACGGAAGAACGCCGAGGTCGCGCTACGCCGCAGCCAGGCGCGATTCGAACTCGCCGTGCGCGGCTCGGGCGACGGACTGTGGGACTGGGACCGCGAGACCGGCGAGAGCTACTACTCGCCGCGCTGGAAGAGCATGATCGGGTACGAGGACCACGAGATCGCGCACGACCTCGCCGAGTGGGAGGTGCGACTCCACCCCGACGACCGCGATCGCGCGCTCGCGGCCCTCCGTTCGTGCACAGAAGGGGGTGAAACGGCTTACGAGGTGGAGTACCGGTTCCGCCACAAGGACGGCTCGTACCGGTGGATCCTGGACCGCGGGGTCGCGGTGCGCGGTGCCGCGGGTGTGACCCGCATGGCCGGGTCGCACACCGACATCACGGAGCGGAAACGACTGGAGCAGGAACTGCGCGAGGGCGAGGTGCGACACCGAGCGGCACTCGCGGAGATGGCGGCGGAACTCGCACAGTGCCGGGGCGAAGGGACCTGA
- a CDS encoding sterol desaturase family protein, protein MELSWSQLTVWALRPTPVTAAVTFALFAAVLVPLERLYRPFARGPARRPGLRTDLLFWAFTPLVGKAATYAAVTAVVAGLMRMTGRELDPFSGTGWGAVGRQPLWLQALEVLVLADLIFYWTHRLFHTTQMWPFHAVHHSSEHLDWVSSMRFHPVNDIVSRVFQAVPLVLLGFAPAAVVCAIPVVVTFIVVTHANVPWTWGPLRNEFVSPVYHHWHHSTEPEAVDKNFAGVFVLWDWLFGTRYLPRGRYPERYGVFDKGIPRGFWGLLSYPFLTRSSRQVEVGLRRK, encoded by the coding sequence ATGGAACTCAGTTGGTCGCAGCTCACGGTGTGGGCGCTCCGTCCGACGCCCGTCACGGCCGCGGTCACGTTCGCGCTGTTCGCGGCCGTGCTCGTGCCGCTCGAGCGCCTGTACCGACCGTTCGCGCGCGGACCGGCGCGCCGGCCGGGTCTCCGCACCGACCTGTTGTTCTGGGCGTTCACACCACTGGTCGGAAAGGCGGCGACTTACGCCGCGGTGACGGCCGTGGTCGCCGGTCTCATGCGCATGACCGGGCGGGAACTGGACCCGTTCTCGGGGACGGGGTGGGGCGCGGTCGGGCGCCAACCGCTGTGGCTCCAGGCGCTCGAGGTGCTGGTCCTGGCCGATTTGATCTTCTACTGGACGCACCGGCTGTTCCACACCACCCAGATGTGGCCGTTTCACGCCGTGCACCACAGCAGCGAGCACCTGGACTGGGTGTCGTCGATGCGGTTCCACCCGGTCAACGACATCGTGTCGCGGGTGTTTCAGGCCGTGCCGCTCGTGCTCCTCGGGTTCGCCCCCGCCGCGGTGGTGTGCGCGATCCCGGTGGTGGTGACCTTTATCGTGGTGACGCACGCGAACGTGCCGTGGACGTGGGGACCGCTGCGGAACGAGTTCGTCAGCCCTGTGTACCACCACTGGCACCACAGCACGGAACCGGAAGCCGTGGACAAGAATTTTGCCGGGGTGTTCGTGCTCTGGGACTGGCTGTTCGGAACCCGGTACCTGCCACGGGGCCGCTACCCGGAACGGTACGGCGTTTTCGACAAGGGTATACCCCGCGGGTTCTGGGGACTGCTCTCCTACCCATTCCTCACCCGGTCCAGTCGGCAGGTCGAAGTCGGCTTGAGAAGGAAATAA
- a CDS encoding DUF6573 family protein: protein MAPIQKPVSAPKIYSRARAIEDGELIDVTETAAREGFTVPVAFTRSAYLKAVIDAIEWMRFADDVSEELQREGVLDMIHFYVVQAPPADRYAVAFDIAAGRVAFEVVCGTDDDGGTCVTITLATDRP from the coding sequence ATGGCCCCGATTCAGAAACCCGTTTCCGCCCCAAAGATTTACTCGCGTGCCCGTGCCATCGAGGACGGCGAACTCATCGACGTGACCGAGACCGCGGCCCGGGAGGGGTTCACCGTCCCCGTGGCGTTTACCCGGTCCGCATACCTCAAGGCGGTTATCGACGCCATAGAGTGGATGCGGTTCGCCGATGACGTGTCCGAGGAGCTGCAACGCGAAGGCGTTCTCGACATGATTCACTTCTACGTCGTTCAGGCCCCGCCCGCGGACCGGTACGCGGTCGCGTTCGACATCGCGGCCGGGCGGGTCGCGTTCGAGGTCGTCTGTGGGACCGACGACGACGGGGGCACATGTGTCACCATCACGCTGGCGACCGACCGGCCCTGA
- a CDS encoding ECF-type sigma factor produces MAETGSVTVWLGQLQGGDPEAAGRLWERYFRRLQGLARVKLPAALQNNAHAEDVALDAFASLWRGTQKGRFPELAGRDHLWRLLVVITARKAYRLARTEAREHAGHALGWELDQLLTREPEPGFEVQAAEECQRLMALLGDSRLEAVARSRLDGSTVPEIAARLGCSPRTVDRKLALIQTLWAEEIEP; encoded by the coding sequence ATGGCGGAAACGGGTTCGGTCACGGTCTGGTTGGGGCAGTTGCAGGGCGGCGACCCGGAAGCCGCGGGCCGGCTCTGGGAGCGCTACTTCCGGCGGCTGCAAGGGCTGGCGCGGGTCAAACTACCGGCCGCGCTACAGAACAACGCTCACGCGGAGGACGTCGCGCTGGACGCCTTCGCGAGCCTGTGGCGCGGCACCCAGAAGGGCCGGTTCCCGGAACTCGCCGGCCGCGATCACCTGTGGCGCCTGCTGGTCGTCATAACGGCCCGCAAGGCGTACCGGCTCGCGCGCACCGAAGCCCGCGAGCACGCGGGGCACGCGTTGGGGTGGGAACTCGACCAACTCCTCACCCGCGAACCGGAACCGGGGTTCGAGGTGCAGGCCGCGGAAGAGTGCCAGCGGCTCATGGCGCTGCTCGGCGATTCGCGGCTGGAAGCCGTCGCGCGGTCGCGACTGGACGGCTCGACCGTTCCGGAGATCGCGGCCCGGCTGGGGTGCAGTCCGCGCACCGTGGACCGGAAGCTGGCGCTGATCCAAACGCTCTGGGCCGAGGAGATCGAACCGTGA
- a CDS encoding VOC family protein: protein MKVADLERALRFDCGVLGFEITQRDGAQAAFVSAGDYHHIGLNTWESRGGSPPPAGTTGLYHTAILYPTRRALAVALRSVLEAGIVLDGASDHGVSEALYLRDPDENGVELYWDRPKEQWPRTPTGELAMFTRRLDLNGLLKEIESVPDAPKVDAGPRDL from the coding sequence CTGAAGGTGGCCGACCTGGAGCGGGCGTTGCGGTTCGACTGCGGCGTATTGGGGTTCGAGATCACCCAGCGGGACGGGGCGCAGGCGGCGTTCGTCTCGGCGGGCGACTACCACCACATCGGGCTGAACACCTGGGAGAGCCGGGGCGGGTCGCCGCCGCCTGCGGGCACCACGGGCCTGTACCACACCGCCATCCTCTACCCCACGAGGCGGGCGCTGGCAGTCGCCCTGCGGAGTGTCCTGGAGGCGGGGATCGTGCTGGACGGGGCGAGCGACCACGGGGTCAGCGAAGCGCTGTACCTGCGTGACCCCGACGAAAACGGCGTCGAGTTGTATTGGGACCGCCCGAAGGAACAGTGGCCCCGGACGCCCACCGGCGAGTTGGCGATGTTCACTCGGCGGCTCGACCTGAACGGGTTGTTGAAGGAAATCGAGTCCGTGCCGGACGCCCCGAAGGTCGATGCAGGGCCGAGGGACTTGTGA
- the mobF gene encoding MobF family relaxase, whose product MLRIHQSASVAQAKSYYTQSLGRGDYYARESEQPGFWFGQGAERLGLTGEVTRDQFFALLENRNPGDGKRLTVRDKGDNRRPGWDVVFSAPKSVSLLREITGDDRIATAMRESALETLADIEREAIATRVRRGGQNGTEPVGAIAVSLFTHDTTRPLEDGLPDPHDHIHAYIHNCAWVEREQRWQAIDTHALHIDRPYYEAAFEARLAARLSRDLGYRIERRADGWEIEGVLQTVIDKMSRRTAEIEAEAKRRGITNAGEKGQLGAKTRRRKGETLPHEELRERWLARLTPDERQALTATFERANSAQAPQRGPTAEQALAHAADHLFERDSTVPVTSLLTTALKFGVGTLTPEALREQLPRQGLLIANADGRSRATAAEIVEEEQQMLRFCREGRGVCDPLGGYGKPSFTRDDLNAGQKRAITALLGSFDRVQVLRGLAGVGKSTALGEVRTALEARGKNVFAVAPSTGARDVLRDDGFRAETVAMLLTSATLQQQLGCGGVLLVDESGMVGSRDMARLFAVAEKQGARVILSGDSGQLRSPARGTALRLIEERGGIKPAGLTEILRQTGKLKEAVAALAHGRADEGFNRLDALGAIHEVPDAGTRYGQLARDYADTLAQGKDALALAPTHRELEEVASAIRCELKGRGRIGEDEHRLLRLESSNLTAAQRRDVVQYHAGDVVQFVQNAKGGWRKGDRVAVIDRSAGEVRVKTATGEERLLPLAEAARFQLYRVRVLTAATGDRIRFTLGGTSHDKKKLTNGQVVTIAGFTPGGDLRLDNGRVVSKDYGHFAATGWAITAHAAQGKTVKGRVFVAQSAVSLPASDLAQFYVSVSRAKGGPGAVTIYTDDKDALRRAVTRIDRPIAATELVSPRPDAARVWALVRDRARRLVYQAKVRVRLGLERLHERLVAPHEHYAYRR is encoded by the coding sequence ATGCTCCGCATCCACCAATCGGCTTCTGTCGCGCAAGCCAAAAGTTATTACACCCAGAGCCTCGGCCGGGGCGACTACTACGCCCGCGAGAGCGAACAGCCGGGCTTCTGGTTCGGCCAAGGGGCCGAACGGCTCGGGCTGACTGGAGAGGTCACCAGGGATCAGTTCTTCGCGCTCCTGGAGAACCGCAACCCCGGCGACGGGAAGCGGTTGACGGTTCGCGACAAAGGCGACAATCGCAGACCAGGTTGGGACGTAGTCTTCTCCGCGCCCAAGTCCGTCTCGCTACTACGCGAGATAACCGGCGATGATCGGATTGCCACAGCAATGCGGGAGAGCGCGTTGGAGACACTCGCCGACATCGAGCGCGAGGCGATCGCCACCCGAGTGCGGCGCGGCGGCCAGAACGGAACCGAGCCGGTGGGCGCGATCGCGGTGAGCCTGTTCACCCACGATACAACGCGCCCGCTGGAAGACGGTCTGCCCGATCCCCACGACCACATTCACGCCTATATCCACAACTGCGCCTGGGTGGAGCGCGAACAGCGCTGGCAAGCGATCGACACTCACGCCCTGCACATTGACCGGCCGTACTACGAAGCAGCATTCGAGGCGAGGCTCGCAGCGCGGCTCTCGCGCGACCTCGGCTACCGCATCGAACGGCGCGCCGACGGCTGGGAGATCGAGGGCGTGCTACAAACGGTCATCGACAAGATGAGCCGGCGAACGGCGGAGATCGAAGCCGAGGCGAAACGGCGGGGCATCACCAATGCGGGAGAGAAAGGCCAGCTCGGCGCCAAGACGCGCCGACGCAAGGGCGAGACGCTCCCGCATGAAGAGTTACGGGAGCGCTGGCTCGCGCGGCTCACGCCGGACGAGCGGCAGGCACTCACCGCCACCTTCGAGCGTGCGAACAGCGCCCAGGCGCCGCAGCGCGGACCGACTGCCGAGCAGGCATTGGCGCACGCCGCCGACCACCTGTTCGAGCGCGACAGCACGGTGCCGGTGACCTCACTCCTGACCACCGCTCTCAAGTTCGGCGTCGGTACGCTCACCCCGGAAGCGCTGCGCGAGCAACTGCCCCGTCAGGGTTTGCTCATCGCGAACGCGGACGGCCGCAGTCGGGCAACTGCGGCGGAGATCGTGGAAGAAGAACAGCAGATGTTGCGGTTCTGCCGGGAGGGGCGCGGTGTCTGCGACCCGCTCGGTGGATATGGCAAGCCGAGCTTCACTCGCGACGACCTGAACGCCGGCCAGAAGCGGGCGATCACAGCGCTGCTTGGGTCGTTCGACCGCGTGCAGGTGCTGCGCGGACTGGCCGGTGTCGGGAAGTCAACGGCGCTCGGCGAGGTGCGCACGGCCCTCGAAGCGCGCGGCAAGAACGTGTTCGCTGTCGCCCCCTCGACCGGCGCGCGGGACGTGCTACGCGACGATGGCTTTCGCGCCGAGACCGTTGCCATGCTGCTGACTAGCGCCACGCTGCAACAGCAGCTCGGCTGCGGCGGGGTTCTGCTCGTAGATGAGTCGGGCATGGTCGGAAGCCGCGATATGGCCCGCCTGTTCGCCGTGGCCGAGAAGCAGGGCGCGCGGGTGATTCTCTCCGGCGATTCCGGACAGCTCCGCTCGCCCGCCCGCGGGACGGCGCTGCGGTTGATCGAGGAGCGCGGCGGCATCAAGCCGGCGGGCCTCACCGAAATCCTGCGCCAGACCGGCAAGTTGAAGGAAGCGGTCGCCGCCCTGGCCCACGGGCGCGCTGATGAAGGGTTCAATCGGCTCGACGCGCTGGGAGCAATTCACGAGGTGCCGGACGCGGGAACACGCTATGGGCAACTGGCGCGCGACTACGCGGACACCCTCGCGCAGGGCAAAGATGCGCTGGCGCTGGCGCCGACGCACCGCGAGCTGGAGGAGGTCGCCTCGGCCATTCGCTGCGAGTTGAAGGGCCGAGGACGTATCGGTGAAGACGAACACCGCTTGCTACGCCTAGAGAGCAGCAACCTGACGGCCGCGCAGCGCCGCGACGTGGTGCAGTACCACGCCGGCGATGTTGTACAGTTCGTCCAGAACGCGAAAGGCGGCTGGCGCAAGGGCGACCGAGTGGCGGTCATCGACCGCAGCGCCGGCGAGGTCCGGGTGAAAACTGCCACCGGAGAAGAGCGGCTTTTGCCGCTGGCCGAAGCCGCGCGCTTCCAGCTCTACCGCGTCCGGGTGTTGACGGCGGCCACCGGCGACCGCATTCGCTTCACCCTCGGCGGCACCAGCCACGACAAGAAAAAGCTCACCAACGGACAAGTAGTAACGATCGCCGGGTTTACGCCCGGCGGTGATCTGCGTCTCGATAACGGCCGAGTCGTGTCGAAAGATTACGGGCACTTCGCGGCGACCGGGTGGGCGATCACGGCGCATGCGGCGCAGGGCAAGACCGTCAAGGGGCGGGTCTTCGTCGCGCAATCGGCCGTCAGCCTGCCTGCTTCGGACCTGGCTCAGTTCTACGTCTCCGTCTCCCGCGCCAAAGGCGGACCCGGCGCGGTGACGATTTACACCGACGACAAGGACGCCCTGCGGCGCGCCGTGACAAGGATCGACCGCCCGATTGCCGCAACCGAGCTGGTATCCCCGCGGCCCGACGCCGCGCGGGTGTGGGCGCTGGTACGCGACCGTGCGCGGCGGCTTGTGTACCAAGCGAAGGTCAGGGTGAGGCTCGGACTGGAGCGGCTACACGAACGGCTCGTTGCCCCGCACGAGCACTACGCCTATCGGAGGTAA